From the genome of Miscanthus floridulus cultivar M001 chromosome 10, ASM1932011v1, whole genome shotgun sequence, one region includes:
- the LOC136488533 gene encoding uncharacterized protein — MASKRLLGCITSVFWELAEAWRYKIYAEGFAWSVSLKYILSCGSMALLIEPRYQDFFSRGLEPRVNYWPVTEMGMCESIRDAVDWGNANPNEAECVGLRGQRLVQGLRMHAVYNYMLHLLTEYASLMDFRPLVLPSLDAHEACEVSLLCLADDKQHRFLEASRAELADALGVTRLPALAPARSAGARRGGLARQR, encoded by the exons ATGGCATCTAAACGCTTGTTAGGTTGTATAACATCAGTGTTCTGG GAGCTCGCGGAGGCGTGGCGGTACAAGATCTACGCGGAGGGGTTCGCGTGGTCGGTCAGCCTCAAGTACATCCTGTCGTGTGGATCCATGGCGCTGCTGATCGAACCGCGGTACCAGGACTTCTTCAGTCGGGGCCTGGAGCCCCGGGTGAACTACTGGCCGGTGACGGAGATGGGCATGTGCGAGTCCATCAGGGATGCCGTCGACTGGGGCAACGCCAACCCCAACGAGGCCGAGTGCGTCGGCCTGCGCGGCCAGCGGCTCGTGCAGGGCCTCCGCATGCACGCCGTCTACAACTACATGCTGCACCTGCTCACCGAGTACGCAAGCCTCATGGACTTCCGCCCCTTGGTGCTGCCGTCGCTTGACGCGCACGAGGCGTGCGAGGTGTCGCTGCTCTGCCTCGCCGACGACAAGCAACACAGGTTCCTCGAGGCATCCAGGGCGGAGCTCGCAGACGCGCTGGGAGTCACTCGCCTGCCAGCGCTGGCCCCAGCTCGCAGTGCGGGGGCGCGGCGGGGCGGTCTCGCCCGCCAACGCTAG